A region of Planococcus sp. MSAK28401 DNA encodes the following proteins:
- a CDS encoding ABC transporter permease translates to MENWTRFLEVNAPRILELTIDHAVLVSLAIVVALLIGIPLGIYLTTNQYLADTVLQIASITLTIPSIALFGVMIPIFSLINQGIGFVPAFVALVLYSQLPIIRNTYTGIKNVNPEMRDAAIGMGMKTHQRLLRVEIPNALPVIMAGVRTAVVMNIGIAVIAAYIGAGGLGVLITQGISRNDNYLIISGSIAVAILAIIADSILLLIQKRFTKKAIAE, encoded by the coding sequence ATGGAAAATTGGACCAGGTTTCTTGAGGTGAACGCTCCTCGCATTCTAGAGTTGACGATTGACCATGCTGTGCTCGTCTCGTTAGCCATTGTTGTGGCGCTATTGATTGGAATTCCACTCGGCATTTACTTAACTACGAACCAATACCTTGCAGATACAGTTCTTCAAATCGCTTCCATTACATTAACCATTCCGAGTATCGCACTCTTCGGGGTAATGATTCCGATCTTTTCCTTGATCAATCAGGGCATCGGCTTTGTGCCGGCTTTTGTGGCACTCGTGCTGTATTCACAATTGCCGATCATCCGCAATACGTATACCGGCATCAAAAACGTCAATCCTGAAATGCGCGACGCGGCAATCGGCATGGGCATGAAAACGCATCAGCGCTTGTTGCGTGTCGAAATCCCGAATGCCTTGCCGGTCATCATGGCAGGTGTCCGTACGGCGGTGGTCATGAATATCGGGATTGCGGTCATCGCGGCTTATATCGGCGCGGGTGGTCTCGGCGTCCTCATCACACAAGGCATCAGCAGAAACGACAATTACCTGATCATCAGCGGATCCATCGCGGTGGCGATATTGGCGATCATTGCGGATTCCATCTTACTACTGATTCAAAAACGCTTTACGAAAAAAGCAATAGCGGAGTAA
- a CDS encoding ABC transporter ATP-binding protein → MISFNHVTKSYGEEITAIDDVDFTVEQGKIVVLLGPSGCGKTTLLRMVNQLETITKGEIVINGENSKDLDPIELRRKIGYVIQSNGLFPNMTIEENVMLVPDLLGWNKKKKRERFEYLMNLIGLDPKDYGKRYPHELSGGQQQRIGVVRALAADPPVMLMDEPFGALDPIIRDKIQEEFLQIQREVKKTILFVSHDIDEAIKMADKIVLLRDGKIMQFDTPSEMLAHPKNEFVSQFFGKDRAIKGLSLHTVQNLREVIGLGPVDEAIQDTKTIHVHQDLRNTLSMLLNQEADQVIVKDEQDENIGTITIDMVQKYLHYEIKGKMSASQEG, encoded by the coding sequence ATGATTTCATTTAATCACGTAACAAAAAGCTATGGAGAAGAGATAACGGCGATCGATGACGTCGACTTCACAGTTGAACAAGGAAAAATCGTCGTGCTGCTCGGGCCATCTGGCTGCGGGAAAACGACGTTGCTTCGAATGGTCAACCAGCTTGAGACCATCACAAAAGGCGAGATTGTCATCAACGGGGAAAACTCGAAAGACTTGGACCCGATCGAATTGAGGCGCAAAATTGGCTATGTTATCCAAAGCAATGGCTTATTTCCAAATATGACGATTGAAGAAAACGTCATGCTCGTCCCGGATCTATTGGGCTGGAATAAGAAGAAAAAGCGTGAACGCTTTGAGTACCTGATGAATCTGATTGGTTTGGATCCTAAAGATTACGGGAAACGCTATCCGCATGAATTATCAGGCGGCCAACAACAACGCATCGGTGTCGTCCGTGCCCTTGCGGCCGATCCACCGGTCATGTTAATGGATGAACCTTTCGGCGCACTTGACCCGATCATCCGCGACAAGATCCAGGAAGAGTTCCTGCAGATCCAGCGTGAAGTGAAGAAAACGATTCTGTTTGTCAGCCATGATATTGACGAAGCCATCAAGATGGCGGATAAAATCGTGCTCTTGCGCGACGGCAAAATCATGCAATTTGATACGCCATCGGAAATGCTGGCGCATCCCAAAAATGAATTTGTTTCACAGTTTTTCGGGAAAGACCGCGCCATTAAAGGTTTAAGCTTGCATACAGTGCAAAATTTGCGTGAAGTCATCGGGCTGGGGCCAGTCGATGAAGCAATACAAGATACGAAAACGATCCATGTCCACCAAGATCTGCGCAACACTTTGTCGATGCTATTGAACCAGGAAGCGGATCAAGTCATCGTCAAAGATGAACAGGATGAAAACATCGGGACGATTACCATCGACATGGTCCAGAAATATTTACATTACGAAATAAAAGGGAAGATGTCCGCCTCCCAGGAAGGGTGA
- a CDS encoding response regulator transcription factor → MALADQARILKPGSNQEQSMVEMLKVFVNQCQMAEAYFFRYSIIGFLGEGIISLEQEKIKHIPELRYDIRSLPTIEAALLERKAKYYEGQEIFEKTSSNYVIDSTVRSFLVTPVFTGTTVHGFIYGINQETVCSPELLDHMTKFGEQAGKILCSFSISQSHTLLSTREWEVMREIAWGAATKEIAGRLDISEATVKQYVKQAVKKLGVSNRTHAVAELMRRGAIF, encoded by the coding sequence ATGGCCCTTGCGGATCAAGCTCGGATATTGAAGCCAGGAAGCAATCAGGAACAGTCCATGGTCGAAATGCTTAAAGTCTTTGTGAATCAATGCCAGATGGCGGAAGCTTATTTTTTCCGTTACTCGATTATCGGATTTTTGGGCGAAGGAATTATTTCATTGGAACAAGAGAAAATCAAGCACATCCCGGAATTGCGCTATGATATCCGCAGCCTGCCTACGATTGAAGCTGCGCTTCTGGAACGCAAGGCAAAATATTACGAAGGCCAGGAAATTTTCGAGAAGACTAGCAGCAATTACGTCATCGATTCCACGGTCCGGTCATTTCTCGTGACGCCCGTCTTCACCGGAACTACCGTGCATGGCTTCATTTACGGCATTAATCAGGAAACCGTCTGCTCACCGGAATTATTGGATCACATGACGAAGTTTGGTGAACAAGCAGGCAAAATTTTGTGCTCTTTTTCAATATCCCAAAGCCATACGTTATTGAGCACGCGGGAATGGGAAGTCATGAGGGAAATCGCTTGGGGAGCGGCGACAAAAGAAATCGCTGGGCGCCTGGACATCAGCGAGGCTACGGTCAAGCAGTACGTTAAGCAAGCTGTGAAAAAGCTTGGCGTTTCCAATCGCACACATGCAGTAGCGGAGTTGATGAGAAGGGGCGCGATCTTTTAA
- a CDS encoding SDR family NAD(P)-dependent oxidoreductase → MTEKVVLITGGAGGIGMDTAKAFLEQGDRVVLVDINREALDKTKDLLEASEEQVKVIQANVTEESDVANYVQETVDAFGRIDVFFNNAGINGPHKMIKDLEKEHFESIMGINVTGVFLGLKHVIQQMEKQGFGSIINTASNAAYIGSPGMPGYIASKHAVVGLTKTAALETAAQGIRVNAVAPAAIDTQMLTAIQSNISPDDPEAAAAAIRQGIPVGRFGTPMEVAQIVLFLASDKSSFVTGSIYNVDGGMQAD, encoded by the coding sequence ATGACAGAAAAAGTGGTCTTAATTACCGGCGGCGCAGGCGGAATCGGCATGGATACAGCGAAGGCCTTTTTGGAACAAGGCGATCGCGTCGTCCTTGTCGACATTAACCGGGAAGCCCTGGATAAAACGAAAGACTTGTTGGAAGCCAGTGAAGAGCAAGTTAAAGTCATTCAAGCAAATGTCACCGAAGAAAGCGATGTGGCAAATTATGTGCAGGAAACCGTGGACGCTTTCGGCCGCATCGACGTTTTCTTCAATAACGCCGGCATCAACGGCCCCCATAAAATGATCAAAGACTTGGAGAAGGAGCATTTCGAGAGCATCATGGGCATCAATGTCACGGGTGTTTTCCTGGGTCTCAAGCATGTTATCCAGCAAATGGAGAAACAGGGATTCGGCAGCATCATCAACACGGCTTCAAATGCGGCTTATATCGGCTCCCCTGGTATGCCCGGCTATATCGCCTCCAAACACGCAGTCGTCGGACTGACAAAAACAGCTGCGTTGGAAACAGCTGCACAAGGCATCCGTGTCAATGCGGTCGCCCCGGCAGCTATCGATACACAAATGCTGACCGCCATCCAAAGCAATATTTCCCCGGACGACCCGGAAGCTGCCGCAGCAGCCATACGGCAAGGCATCCCGGTCGGCCGTTTCGGGACACCGATGGAAGTCGCGCAAATCGTGCTGTTCTTGGCTTCCGATAAATCCTCTTTTGTTACCGGATCCATTTACAATGTCGATGGCGGCATGCAAGCCGATTAA
- the nadX gene encoding aspartate dehydrogenase: MNIGIIGTGNIATYLLEQVNEKSMADGRITAVFGRNVEAGTRLKERFGMEFYTDLQDFLSGPIDTVVEAVTVDAARLFLKQVAEHKKDLVVSSIGVFKDFAFLDELTGLADANNRKIYLPSGAIGGLDVLQSAKALGGLESVQLKTRKSPMSLGMEADREQVLFDGTAFDAVGEFPKNINVALVLAIAGIGVHETKVRIIVDPKIERNTHTIEAQGDFGKMHLQVENNPMAANPKTSLLAALSILSVLQNKSKALRIGS, translated from the coding sequence ATGAACATTGGCATTATCGGAACCGGCAATATCGCCACTTACTTGCTCGAACAAGTGAATGAAAAGAGCATGGCAGATGGGCGCATCACCGCGGTATTCGGGCGCAACGTGGAAGCCGGAACGCGTTTAAAAGAACGTTTTGGCATGGAATTTTATACGGATCTTCAAGATTTCCTGTCGGGACCCATCGATACGGTCGTGGAAGCTGTGACAGTGGATGCGGCAAGGCTGTTTTTGAAACAAGTGGCCGAACATAAAAAAGACCTCGTTGTCAGCAGCATCGGCGTGTTCAAAGACTTCGCGTTCCTGGATGAACTGACCGGATTAGCCGATGCGAACAACAGGAAGATCTATCTGCCGTCCGGTGCAATCGGCGGATTGGACGTGTTGCAATCAGCGAAGGCGCTTGGTGGATTGGAATCTGTTCAGCTGAAGACGCGGAAATCCCCTATGTCACTCGGGATGGAGGCGGATCGGGAACAAGTGCTGTTTGACGGAACGGCGTTTGACGCGGTTGGTGAATTCCCGAAAAATATTAATGTCGCTTTAGTGCTCGCGATTGCGGGTATTGGCGTACACGAAACGAAAGTCCGCATTATCGTCGACCCGAAAATTGAACGCAATACACATACGATTGAAGCGCAAGGGGATTTCGGCAAGATGCACCTGCAAGTCGAAAACAACCCGATGGCAGCGAACCCGAAAACGAGTTTACTGGCGGCACTCAGCATTCTGTCGGTGCTCCAGAATAAAAGCAAGGCATTAAGGATAGGAAGCTGA